A part of Streptomyces sp. DSM 40750 genomic DNA contains:
- a CDS encoding LCP family protein: protein MSDRPDMWPDDSRQNGNGETPGPRVITGEVRHRSTSPLQAPARPYGGHTAGPDGGDHLRHNGDDGDDDGRSRSRSRSRSRSTRLPWVRPSRRRRIARLLALLLCALLLTGAGTYAWADFRLDRAVDLAKVADRPPRGKGTTYLIVGSDSRDGLSEEARKDLHTGSAGGGRTDSMMLLHTGAHGTTMVSLPRDSWLTLPPYVDPDTGKHYRTSKNKLNAAYSLGGPRLLVRTVELNTGMRIDHYAEIGFAGFVGVVDAVGGVEICLDRDIKDTKSGANLAKGCQNLNGTEALAFVRQRHQEARGDLGRSTNQRKFLSALARKAASPGTALDPLRTYPALSAALDTLVVDKDMELPTLVSLFQAMRSVSGGDGKQLNVPVSGLGFSTSKGSAVRWDMAKAKKLFTELRDDRPVSMEEQG from the coding sequence GTGAGTGACCGGCCGGACATGTGGCCCGACGACAGCCGACAGAACGGGAACGGGGAGACTCCTGGGCCTCGCGTGATCACCGGAGAGGTGCGGCACCGCAGCACCTCTCCGCTCCAGGCTCCGGCCCGGCCGTACGGCGGCCATACCGCCGGGCCGGACGGCGGCGATCACCTCCGGCACAACGGCGACGACGGCGACGACGACGGCCGCAGCCGCAGCCGCAGCCGCAGCCGCAGCCGCAGCACCAGGCTCCCCTGGGTACGCCCCAGCCGACGCCGCCGGATCGCACGCCTGCTGGCACTCCTGCTCTGCGCACTGCTCCTCACCGGCGCCGGCACCTACGCCTGGGCCGACTTCAGGCTCGACAGGGCGGTCGACCTGGCCAAGGTCGCGGACCGTCCACCGCGCGGAAAGGGAACCACGTACCTCATCGTGGGCTCCGACAGCCGCGACGGGCTGTCCGAGGAGGCCCGGAAGGATCTGCACACCGGCTCGGCCGGGGGCGGCCGCACCGACTCGATGATGCTCCTGCACACCGGCGCCCACGGCACCACGATGGTGAGTCTGCCTCGCGACTCCTGGCTGACCCTGCCGCCGTACGTCGATCCGGACACCGGCAAGCACTACCGGACGTCGAAGAACAAGCTGAACGCGGCCTACTCCCTGGGCGGGCCCCGACTGCTCGTACGGACCGTCGAGCTGAACACGGGCATGCGCATCGACCATTACGCGGAGATCGGCTTCGCGGGATTCGTCGGCGTGGTGGACGCGGTCGGCGGTGTGGAGATCTGCCTGGACCGGGACATCAAGGACACGAAGTCGGGGGCGAACCTTGCGAAGGGCTGTCAGAACCTGAACGGCACCGAGGCGCTGGCGTTCGTCCGCCAGCGGCACCAGGAGGCGCGGGGCGACCTGGGGCGCTCCACGAACCAGCGGAAGTTCCTCTCCGCCCTCGCCCGCAAGGCCGCCTCACCGGGCACCGCGCTCGATCCGCTCCGGACCTATCCCGCACTGAGCGCGGCGCTGGACACCCTGGTCGTGGACAAGGACATGGAGCTGCCGACCCTCGTGTCGCTGTTCCAGGCGATGCGGAGCGTCTCGGGCGGTGACGGCAAGCAACTCAACGTCCCCGTGTCCGGCCTCGGCTTCAGCACGTCCAAAGGCAGTGCCGTGCGGTGGGACATGGCGAAGGCGAAGAAGCTCTTCACCGAGCTGAGGGACGACCGGCCGGTGAGCATGGAGGAGCAGGGCTGA
- a CDS encoding YfbM family protein: protein MSIYFHLRAVPPPALRNSATWLERLFGDDWDTVRYRVDRHREEVLDQRYLDQELLYAGASPHRAGDRPQAQVVLGGRPVFHPDRYKPPFLVLTAGQAHRVARFLTMIDFEALWVLSRDELLPRYGGVTAEPDTRGVFAAAHRELTEFYEQTAECGDAVVKWLPT from the coding sequence ATGAGCATCTACTTCCATCTGCGAGCGGTGCCGCCCCCGGCACTGCGCAACAGCGCGACCTGGCTGGAACGGCTGTTCGGGGACGACTGGGATACCGTCCGGTATCGCGTCGACCGGCACCGCGAGGAGGTGCTGGACCAGCGTTATCTGGACCAGGAACTCCTCTACGCCGGCGCTTCCCCGCACCGCGCGGGGGATCGACCCCAGGCCCAGGTGGTGCTCGGCGGTCGGCCGGTGTTCCACCCGGACCGGTACAAGCCGCCCTTCCTCGTGCTGACTGCGGGCCAGGCGCACCGGGTGGCCAGGTTCCTGACGATGATCGACTTCGAGGCGCTGTGGGTCTTGTCCCGCGACGAACTGCTGCCGCGCTATGGCGGCGTGACCGCAGAGCCCGACACACGGGGCGTTTTCGCGGCGGCGCACCGGGAGCTGACGGAGTTCTACGAGCAGACGGCCGAGTGCGGAGACGCGGTGGTGAAGTGGCTGCCGACCTGA
- the tgmA gene encoding putative ATP-grasp-modified RiPP, whose product MRPFTLNYALPSGGSTVVTPYRFDESLQLNVLPDGRPAVSDPALLLAAGTTTSTAGSQTHFDD is encoded by the coding sequence GTGCGACCGTTCACCCTCAACTACGCCCTCCCCAGCGGGGGTTCCACCGTGGTGACGCCCTATCGCTTCGACGAGTCGCTTCAACTGAACGTGCTTCCCGACGGCCGCCCGGCCGTCAGTGACCCGGCGCTCCTCCTGGCTGCCGGTACGACGACGTCGACCGCCGGTTCCCAGACACACTTCGACGACTGA
- a CDS encoding TetR/AcrR family transcriptional regulator, with the protein MGSKNSTATKRADALRSIEAIVQAAAECLGRNPEASLSEIARAAGVGRVTLYAHFTSRAEVVDAALSRAIDRGNEALDAVDLTGDPLLALARYVEAGWQLVDQARALLVAAQKELSAGRIRELHSGPAARVETLVARGRAEGVFRTDLPIAWLVNVLHTIMHSATEEIRAGRLTSDRAAGHITATVLAAFTPPGRPVPEPDGGV; encoded by the coding sequence ATGGGCTCCAAGAACTCCACGGCCACCAAGCGCGCCGACGCCCTGCGCAGCATCGAAGCGATCGTGCAGGCGGCGGCCGAATGTCTCGGACGGAACCCGGAGGCGAGCCTCAGCGAGATCGCGCGCGCCGCGGGCGTGGGCCGGGTGACGCTGTACGCGCACTTCACCTCCCGGGCGGAGGTTGTCGACGCGGCGCTGAGCCGCGCCATCGACCGGGGCAACGAGGCGTTGGACGCGGTCGATCTGACCGGTGATCCGCTGCTCGCCCTGGCGCGTTACGTCGAGGCCGGCTGGCAACTGGTGGATCAGGCGCGGGCGCTGCTCGTCGCCGCCCAGAAGGAACTCTCCGCGGGACGCATCCGTGAGCTGCACAGCGGGCCCGCCGCCCGGGTCGAGACGCTGGTCGCCCGAGGCCGCGCCGAGGGCGTCTTCCGTACGGACCTGCCGATCGCCTGGCTGGTCAACGTCCTGCACACGATCATGCACAGCGCCACGGAGGAGATCCGCGCCGGCCGTCTCACCTCCGACCGCGCCGCCGGCCACATCACGGCCACGGTGCTCGCCGCCTTCACGCCCCCGGGCCGGCCGGTGCCGGAACCCGATGGTGGCGTGTGA
- a CDS encoding Pycsar system effector family protein, which translates to MPDPGGNVSADEQVRCSRLEAEAAGMFAEVQRADTKAATLCGLIGGLLAVDAMVLSAVWKSTWMPVAALVGAAVLLGVALIMTMWAIRPVLPPGGRLRTFACSAADPGRTETAGADPVMPEADRHQQMQAERLALFTTLAQRKFTILRWAVDVTAAALTMAGAGLLILYITI; encoded by the coding sequence ATGCCCGACCCCGGTGGGAACGTCAGCGCGGACGAACAGGTGAGGTGCAGTCGGCTTGAGGCCGAAGCGGCCGGGATGTTCGCGGAGGTGCAGCGCGCGGACACGAAAGCGGCGACCCTGTGCGGCCTGATCGGTGGTCTGCTGGCCGTCGACGCGATGGTGCTGTCCGCAGTGTGGAAATCCACGTGGATGCCCGTGGCCGCCTTGGTGGGGGCCGCTGTCCTTCTCGGAGTGGCGCTCATCATGACGATGTGGGCCATCCGTCCCGTTCTGCCGCCGGGCGGCAGGTTGAGGACGTTCGCATGTTCCGCTGCGGACCCCGGTCGGACGGAGACCGCCGGGGCGGATCCCGTGATGCCGGAAGCGGACCGGCATCAGCAGATGCAAGCGGAGCGGCTCGCGTTGTTCACGACGCTGGCTCAACGGAAGTTCACGATCCTCAGGTGGGCCGTTGATGTCACTGCGGCGGCGCTCACGATGGCGGGAGCAGGACTGTTGATCCTGTACATCACCATTTGA
- the tgmB gene encoding ATP-grasp ribosomal peptide maturase, whose protein sequence is MTVLILTSEEDVTADMVVAKLHETGVAVMRLDPADLPGKALLSADYVRGDFEGHLSVNGHVLSMGCLGSVWVRRPGEPAAHAAHPSEWLTAETRQALFGMLHSTSARWMNHPRNADQARLKPWQLRTAHLSGFAVPPTAITTSPRLAQQFAKEHGSVVVKSASGPPPGDPALALPTTLVGPDPDFSTVAAGPALLQRYIPKRADIRLTCVGNRLFAARKAAEPGQVDGRYGDTGHAWKVVPVPERIGRSVHEYVTLAGLAYAAFDFAEDEEGIWWFLECNQGGQFGFVELETGQPISEAVALWLSRRKA, encoded by the coding sequence ATGACTGTTCTGATCCTCACGTCCGAAGAGGACGTCACCGCCGACATGGTGGTGGCCAAGCTGCACGAGACGGGGGTGGCCGTGATGCGGCTCGACCCCGCCGACCTACCGGGCAAGGCCCTGTTGTCCGCGGATTACGTCCGTGGCGACTTCGAAGGCCACCTGTCGGTGAACGGGCATGTGCTCAGCATGGGATGCCTGGGCTCCGTATGGGTGCGCAGGCCCGGCGAACCGGCCGCGCACGCGGCCCACCCATCGGAGTGGCTGACCGCCGAGACCCGTCAGGCGCTCTTCGGAATGCTCCACTCCACCTCTGCGCGATGGATGAACCATCCGCGCAATGCCGACCAAGCCCGGTTGAAGCCCTGGCAGTTGAGGACGGCTCACCTCAGCGGCTTCGCCGTACCACCGACGGCCATCACCACCTCCCCGCGCCTGGCGCAGCAGTTCGCCAAGGAGCACGGGAGCGTGGTGGTGAAATCCGCCTCAGGACCGCCGCCCGGTGACCCCGCGCTGGCTCTGCCCACCACCCTGGTCGGCCCCGACCCGGACTTCTCCACCGTCGCGGCCGGTCCCGCGCTGCTGCAGCGGTACATACCCAAGCGTGCCGACATCCGTCTGACCTGTGTCGGCAACCGGCTGTTCGCCGCACGGAAGGCTGCCGAACCGGGCCAGGTCGACGGGCGCTACGGCGACACCGGGCACGCCTGGAAGGTGGTCCCGGTGCCCGAACGCATCGGCAGGTCGGTGCACGAGTACGTCACCCTTGCCGGACTGGCGTACGCCGCCTTCGACTTCGCCGAGGACGAGGAGGGCATCTGGTGGTTCCTGGAGTGCAACCAGGGCGGCCAGTTCGGCTTCGTCGAACTGGAGACCGGGCAGCCGATCTCGGAGGCGGTCGCCCTGTGGCTGTCACGGCGCAAGGCCTGA
- a CDS encoding RICIN domain-containing protein yields the protein MKNPTNGGRRGRHRRRWTATGLLLGVPAIVVPYLLFAQEDSQAATVDGNAYYRLVSVRSGKVMDVNAFSTADGTRIQQWTDQSTANQQWKLRPTGDGYYELVNRNSGKVLGIAGGSTARAAAAEQQTDSSSTSQEWRIDDVSGSDAVTFTSRRSGQVLDVSGGSAADGAAVIQYPGKGSTNQQWKLVKTAETQAAGTGTAAGADSAQTTAAAGPYVWNNAQVVGGGYVTGLVFNPGAKGLLYARTDMGGAYRWDVAAEQWIPLTDWAGEKDWNLLGIDSLATDPVAPDRLYLAAGTYTNSWAGNGAILRSTDRGRTFQRTDLPFKLGANEDGRGAGERLAINPADNGTLLLGTRKNGLWRSTDHGVTWSQVSSFPVKDGASSGAGISFVTYGPAGSKTVYVGVADRSTSLYRSTDGGSTWQAVSGQPTGQMPQHGVLSGDGSLYLTYADTVGPNGATAGSVWKYTPAGGAWKNVSPSQGSYGFSGLAVDPQKPSTVMVTTLDRWWPEDELYRTTDGGTTWEAQAAKSVRDASAAPYVGTGTGHWMTALAIDPFDSGHALYGTGSGIWRSKDATATDSGGTSHWTVGARGLEETALLDVIAPPGGATVVTAMGDLGGFRHDSLTEVPAGRLKNPMMTNSTDIDFAQSNPALMVRVGRGGAQDGAYSTDGGTSWNGFKAEPVDSADTGHVALAADGSTIVWTEAGQAPYRSTDKGVSWSKVSGLGTGAVVVADRSSGKTFYSLADGTLYASTDGGATFTARATNLPSGELTAVPGIAGDLWIAGGGKGLLHSTDGGRSFTTVGAVQSASALGFGKAAPGASYQALYLLGTVKDVTGVFRSTDKGATWLRVNDDAHQWGSIGGVGVIAGDPDTYGRVYVGTNGRGLQYGDPS from the coding sequence ATGAAGAACCCCACGAACGGCGGGCGCCGCGGGCGTCACCGCCGTCGCTGGACCGCGACCGGTCTGCTGCTCGGCGTGCCCGCCATCGTCGTGCCGTATCTCCTGTTCGCGCAGGAGGACTCGCAGGCCGCGACAGTCGACGGCAATGCCTATTACCGGCTGGTTTCCGTACGCAGCGGCAAGGTGATGGACGTCAACGCCTTCTCCACCGCCGACGGCACCCGCATCCAGCAGTGGACCGACCAGAGCACCGCCAACCAGCAGTGGAAGCTGAGACCCACCGGGGACGGCTACTACGAGCTGGTGAACCGGAACAGCGGCAAAGTGCTGGGCATAGCGGGCGGTTCGACCGCCCGGGCGGCTGCCGCCGAGCAGCAGACCGACAGCTCCTCCACCTCCCAGGAGTGGCGGATCGACGATGTGAGCGGTTCCGACGCCGTCACCTTCACCTCCCGCAGGAGCGGCCAGGTCCTGGACGTCTCCGGAGGCTCCGCGGCCGACGGCGCCGCAGTCATCCAGTATCCCGGCAAGGGCAGCACCAACCAGCAGTGGAAGCTGGTGAAAACGGCCGAGACCCAGGCGGCCGGGACCGGCACCGCTGCCGGGGCCGACAGCGCGCAGACCACGGCCGCGGCCGGACCGTATGTGTGGAACAACGCCCAGGTGGTGGGCGGCGGTTACGTCACCGGGCTGGTGTTCAACCCGGGCGCGAAGGGCCTGCTGTACGCCCGTACCGACATGGGCGGCGCCTACCGCTGGGACGTCGCGGCCGAGCAGTGGATCCCGCTGACCGACTGGGCCGGCGAGAAGGACTGGAACCTGCTGGGCATCGATTCGCTGGCCACCGACCCCGTCGCCCCCGACCGGCTCTACCTCGCGGCGGGCACCTACACCAACAGCTGGGCGGGCAACGGCGCCATCCTGCGCTCCACGGACCGTGGCCGCACCTTCCAGCGCACCGATCTGCCCTTCAAGCTGGGCGCCAACGAGGACGGCCGCGGGGCGGGCGAACGGCTGGCGATCAACCCCGCGGACAACGGCACCCTGCTGCTGGGCACCCGCAAGAACGGCCTGTGGCGCAGCACCGACCACGGCGTGACATGGAGTCAGGTCTCCTCGTTCCCCGTCAAGGACGGGGCGAGCAGCGGCGCGGGCATCTCCTTCGTGACGTACGGCCCGGCCGGAAGCAAGACGGTCTATGTCGGCGTCGCCGACAGGTCCACCTCCCTGTACCGCTCCACCGACGGCGGCAGCACCTGGCAGGCCGTCTCCGGGCAGCCCACCGGCCAGATGCCGCAGCACGGCGTGCTCTCCGGTGACGGCTCGCTGTACCTGACGTACGCCGACACCGTCGGCCCCAACGGCGCGACGGCGGGCTCGGTGTGGAAGTACACGCCGGCCGGCGGGGCGTGGAAGAACGTCTCCCCGTCCCAGGGCAGCTACGGGTTCTCCGGTCTGGCCGTCGACCCGCAGAAGCCGTCCACGGTGATGGTCACCACCCTCGACCGCTGGTGGCCCGAGGACGAGCTCTACCGGACCACCGACGGCGGTACGACCTGGGAGGCACAGGCCGCGAAGTCGGTGCGGGACGCCTCCGCCGCTCCTTACGTCGGTACCGGCACCGGGCACTGGATGACCGCTCTGGCCATCGATCCCTTCGACTCCGGGCACGCGCTGTACGGCACCGGCAGCGGCATCTGGCGCAGCAAGGACGCCACCGCCACCGACAGTGGCGGCACCAGCCACTGGACCGTGGGGGCCCGAGGGCTGGAGGAGACCGCGCTGCTGGACGTGATCGCCCCGCCCGGCGGCGCCACCGTCGTCACCGCCATGGGCGACCTGGGCGGTTTCCGCCACGACTCCCTGACCGAGGTGCCCGCCGGGCGACTGAAGAACCCGATGATGACCAACAGCACCGACATCGATTTCGCCCAGTCCAACCCCGCGCTGATGGTCCGCGTCGGCCGTGGCGGCGCGCAGGACGGCGCCTACTCCACCGACGGCGGCACCAGCTGGAACGGCTTCAAGGCGGAGCCGGTGGACAGCGCCGACACCGGCCATGTCGCGCTCGCGGCGGACGGCTCCACCATCGTCTGGACCGAGGCCGGTCAGGCCCCGTACCGCTCGACCGACAAGGGGGTGAGCTGGTCGAAGGTCAGCGGCCTGGGCACCGGCGCCGTGGTCGTCGCCGACCGGTCCTCGGGCAAGACCTTCTACTCCCTGGCCGACGGCACGCTCTACGCCAGCACCGACGGCGGTGCGACCTTCACCGCCCGCGCCACCAACCTGCCCTCCGGCGAGCTCACGGCCGTCCCCGGCATCGCCGGAGACCTGTGGATCGCCGGCGGTGGCAAGGGGCTGCTGCACTCCACCGACGGCGGCCGTAGCTTCACCACGGTCGGAGCGGTGCAGTCCGCCTCCGCCCTCGGCTTCGGCAAGGCCGCGCCGGGCGCCTCCTACCAGGCCCTGTACCTGCTCGGTACCGTCAAGGACGTCACCGGCGTCTTCCGCTCCACCGACAAGGGCGCCACCTGGCTCCGCGTCAACGACGACGCCCACCAGTGGGGCAGCATCGGCGGCGTCGGCGTCATCGCCGGCGACCCCGACACCTACGGGCGCGTCTATGTCGGCACCAACGGACGCGGCCTCCAGTACGGCGACCCGTCCTGA
- a CDS encoding RNA polymerase sigma factor yields the protein MGQGRQPRRVQTYDGELGAAVARAQDGDEAAFAVAYRIVQPGLLGYLRGFVGEDAEDVASDAWLEIARDLGRFKGDGAGFRGWTATIARHRALDHLRRQRVRPRSGGTEQDVLDLPGPHSTHDQALETLSTERALELVRGLPKDQAEAVLLRVVVGLDGAAAARVLGKRPGAVRTAAHRGLKRLAHQLGVGGHAAEGVTDEASRTLGESK from the coding sequence TTGGGCCAGGGACGGCAACCCCGCCGCGTACAGACGTACGACGGGGAACTGGGTGCGGCGGTCGCGCGAGCCCAGGACGGGGACGAGGCCGCCTTCGCGGTCGCCTACCGGATCGTGCAGCCGGGCCTGCTGGGCTATCTGCGCGGATTCGTCGGCGAGGACGCGGAGGACGTGGCGTCCGACGCCTGGCTGGAGATCGCCCGTGACCTCGGACGGTTCAAGGGGGACGGGGCCGGTTTCCGCGGCTGGACGGCGACCATCGCCCGGCACCGGGCACTGGACCATCTGCGGCGCCAGCGCGTGCGGCCCCGGTCGGGAGGGACCGAACAGGACGTACTGGACCTGCCCGGCCCGCACAGCACCCATGACCAGGCACTGGAGACCCTCTCCACCGAGCGGGCCCTGGAACTGGTCCGCGGGCTGCCGAAGGACCAGGCCGAGGCCGTGCTCCTGCGGGTCGTTGTCGGCCTGGACGGTGCCGCCGCCGCACGCGTCCTCGGCAAGCGCCCAGGAGCGGTGCGCACCGCCGCCCACCGAGGTCTGAAACGCCTCGCCCACCAGTTGGGCGTAGGGGGCCACGCGGCGGAGGGTGTGACGGATGAGGCTTCCCGGACGCTGGGGGAGTCGAAATGA
- a CDS encoding bifunctional polysaccharide deacetylase/glycosyltransferase family 2 protein — MSRSARRRHARSRDPRGHWRLLILIMPVVFAALLFEGWTTHEVDAAKTRRPCSRPVPRAVDESGPVLRRISGDKVSSAAAPARTVALTFDGGPDPVWTPRLLDLLREHHAHATFFVFGARAARHPELVRRILDEGHEIGSNTYTGADLGSSSGVRAAMELTLTQKTLAGTAGIHTDLLRMPMTTQVDTLCGAEWKAARSAAADGYVLVAADRPDRDPAHGLIRQFSQTELAYQETKKLLGDPHAERFTTVTDAVGMPSAETRVSTAERWQGKGLNWAVTAGHAFTHGMTWVLGVAGALGLLRLVLLTVFARAHVRRLTRLRPGAPWLREVNAPVTVLVPAYNEEAGIESTVHSLLASTHPYLEVIVIDDGSTDQTADLATWINDPRVRVIRQPNAGKAAALNTGLANASYDIVVMVDADTVFEADAVHRLIQPLAHPAVGAVSGNTKVGNRRGLLGRWQHLEYVFGFNLDRRMFEVLECMPTVPGAIGAFRRDALLGVGGVSEDTLAEDTDLTMALWRAGWRVVYEESAVAWTEVPTSLRQLWRQRYRWCYGTLQAMWKHRRAVAELGPAGRFARRGLTYLALFQVALPLIAPVVDLFALYGALFLDPVRSTGVWLGFLAVQLICAGYALRLDGERLRTLWSMPLQLFVYRQLMYLVVIQSVVALLLGTRLKWHRMQRSGTAATEQLRQPVAARELSSR; from the coding sequence GTGAGCCGTTCGGCACGACGTCGGCACGCCCGTTCCCGCGACCCCCGCGGGCACTGGCGGCTACTGATCCTGATCATGCCCGTGGTCTTCGCCGCCCTGCTCTTCGAGGGCTGGACCACTCACGAGGTGGACGCCGCCAAGACCCGGCGCCCGTGCAGCAGACCCGTGCCGAGGGCCGTGGACGAGAGCGGCCCCGTCCTGCGTCGTATCAGCGGGGACAAGGTGTCGTCCGCCGCGGCGCCCGCACGTACCGTCGCGCTCACCTTCGACGGCGGGCCCGATCCGGTGTGGACCCCGCGTCTGCTCGACCTGCTGCGCGAGCACCACGCGCACGCCACCTTCTTCGTGTTCGGCGCCCGGGCGGCACGCCATCCGGAGCTGGTCCGGCGGATCCTCGACGAGGGCCACGAGATCGGCTCGAACACCTACACGGGAGCCGACCTCGGCTCCTCCTCGGGCGTCCGCGCCGCGATGGAACTGACTCTCACCCAGAAGACCCTCGCGGGTACGGCGGGCATCCACACCGACCTGCTGCGGATGCCGATGACCACCCAGGTGGACACGCTGTGCGGCGCCGAATGGAAGGCCGCCCGGAGCGCCGCCGCGGACGGCTATGTGCTGGTCGCCGCCGACCGGCCGGACCGTGATCCGGCGCACGGTCTGATCCGGCAGTTCAGCCAGACGGAACTGGCGTACCAGGAGACGAAGAAGCTGCTCGGCGACCCGCACGCCGAGCGGTTCACCACCGTGACGGACGCGGTCGGCATGCCCTCCGCCGAGACCCGGGTGTCCACTGCCGAACGGTGGCAGGGCAAGGGTCTGAACTGGGCCGTGACCGCCGGTCACGCGTTCACGCACGGCATGACCTGGGTGCTGGGCGTGGCGGGCGCGCTGGGCCTGCTGCGGCTGGTGCTGCTGACCGTCTTCGCCCGCGCCCATGTCCGGCGCCTCACCCGTCTGCGCCCCGGCGCGCCCTGGCTGCGGGAGGTCAACGCCCCCGTGACGGTGCTCGTTCCCGCCTACAACGAAGAGGCCGGCATCGAGTCCACCGTCCATTCGCTGCTCGCCTCCACGCACCCGTACCTCGAGGTCATCGTGATCGACGACGGCTCGACGGATCAGACCGCGGACCTCGCCACCTGGATCAACGACCCCCGGGTGCGGGTGATCCGGCAGCCCAACGCGGGCAAGGCGGCCGCGCTCAACACCGGTCTGGCCAACGCGTCGTACGACATCGTGGTGATGGTCGACGCCGACACCGTCTTCGAGGCCGACGCCGTGCACCGGCTCATCCAGCCGCTCGCGCATCCGGCCGTCGGCGCCGTCAGCGGAAACACCAAGGTCGGCAACCGGCGCGGTCTGCTCGGCAGATGGCAGCACCTGGAGTACGTCTTCGGCTTCAACCTCGACCGGCGGATGTTCGAGGTGCTGGAGTGCATGCCGACGGTGCCGGGCGCGATCGGCGCCTTCCGCCGGGACGCGCTCCTGGGCGTCGGCGGGGTCAGCGAGGACACCCTCGCCGAGGACACCGACCTCACGATGGCCCTGTGGCGGGCCGGCTGGCGGGTGGTCTACGAGGAGTCGGCCGTCGCCTGGACCGAAGTGCCCACCTCGCTGCGCCAGTTGTGGCGACAGCGCTACCGCTGGTGCTACGGCACGCTCCAGGCGATGTGGAAGCACCGCCGAGCCGTCGCCGAGCTGGGCCCGGCCGGACGCTTCGCCCGCCGCGGGCTGACCTATCTGGCCCTCTTCCAGGTGGCCCTGCCACTGATCGCGCCGGTCGTCGACCTCTTCGCGCTGTACGGGGCGCTCTTCCTCGACCCCGTGCGGTCGACGGGCGTGTGGCTGGGCTTCCTCGCCGTCCAACTGATCTGTGCCGGTTACGCGTTGAGACTCGACGGCGAGCGGCTGCGGACCCTGTGGTCGATGCCGCTGCAGCTCTTCGTCTACCGGCAGCTGATGTATCTGGTCGTCATCCAGTCCGTGGTCGCCCTCCTGCTCGGCACCCGGCTGAAGTGGCACCGCATGCAGCGTTCCGGCACGGCTGCCACCGAGCAGCTCAGGCAACCGGTCGCCGCACGAGAGCTGTCGTCGAGGTGA
- a CDS encoding FMN-binding protein — translation MRKKHPFRRALLATVGTVSGIALLLALKPTTDPAQEKSDTRTSALTADAGASPSPPPSPPSPSASPSSSKTSEKKRTPSPSSTSAAPSHPASSTPAKTGSAPSDPKTTSAAPTTRTLTGATAQTKYGPVQVRITLTGSRITGATAVQSPDETPRSRDISSTAIPELNQEILAAQSADIDTVSGATYTSAGYEQSLQSALDRAGVY, via the coding sequence GTGAGGAAGAAGCATCCGTTCCGCCGTGCACTGCTGGCCACCGTCGGTACCGTCTCCGGCATCGCGCTGCTGCTCGCGCTCAAACCGACCACGGACCCGGCACAGGAGAAGTCCGACACCCGCACGTCCGCACTCACGGCGGACGCCGGCGCGTCTCCTTCCCCGCCGCCGTCCCCGCCGTCCCCGTCCGCGTCGCCCTCGTCGTCGAAGACGTCCGAGAAGAAGCGCACCCCGTCCCCTTCCTCCACGAGCGCGGCACCGTCGCACCCGGCGTCGTCCACCCCCGCGAAGACCGGCAGCGCCCCCTCCGACCCGAAGACCACCTCGGCCGCACCCACCACCCGCACCCTCACCGGGGCCACGGCCCAGACGAAGTACGGTCCGGTCCAGGTACGGATCACCCTCACCGGCAGCAGGATCACCGGTGCGACGGCGGTCCAGTCTCCCGACGAGACGCCGCGGAGCAGGGACATCTCCTCCACGGCCATCCCCGAGCTCAATCAGGAGATCCTGGCGGCGCAGAGCGCGGACATCGACACGGTGTCAGGCGCCACGTACACCAGCGCGGGTTACGAACAGTCCCTGCAGAGTGCCCTGGACCGGGCCGGCGTCTACTAA